From Daucus carota subsp. sativus chromosome 6, DH1 v3.0, whole genome shotgun sequence:
AGCTGATTATTAGTTTCCACCGAGTTAGGTTTGGGTGGTGCATACTAAAATTATTAAGATTGACGAGAAGACAGGAAGCTGTATGATCTTACCTGACTCCTAGGCCAGCAACAATGCTCTACACTTGTacatttttgtttctttttataATGTTGCAGCATGTTCTTGGATACCTTAATACAGTATGTAATAAAGCTTCATGGAAGCTCCTTTCAGATGTCATTACTTTGTATACTATTGTGTTGTGTTTGTATTGTTGCGCTGTGTTTGGTTGGGTGAGGAGAAGGGAAAGGaatgacaaaaaataaatgaaaataatagagGCAGAAGgaagttttggaaaaaaatgAGTGAGTGCATCTTATGATGAGATTTATGAAGAAATTGAATATAGACGGGAATggagcattttttttttcaaacttgGGGTGTTGATCTCAAGAAATGAAATTGAGGGAAtgaaatttatgaatatttGTCCATGATATAATCtgaatttcattccattctttctaaatttcattccattctttcCAGATGCATTTACCTAACCAAACACAATGTTATATTAACAATACATTTACTTGCATTGTGATATTGAATTGTGATAGGTACATCCTTCATCTCTAATTCTTCGCCATATTTATCTAAAAGAATTATAATcctgaaatgattatattagtTTCTTTAATTTAAGAGATTATAATCCATCGAATTATATTGCAATCACTTTTTTGATACATTTTCATAAGATTATATTACCTTCTCTTATATGGCGTTATAATCTCGTAgaaatgatttaaaataatactccctccgtccctctcaattcttaacattgggggacgggggtggcacggactttaatgctcctataaagtataattttgtaactttttttaacatttttatttttctgaattaaagtttgatgtttaaaatttttattcagaaaaaaaaaatttagaaaaaggttatagaactatgttttatagacgcattaaaatgcgtatcgagcagtgaaaaagaaatgcTAAGAAATGAAAGGGACAGAGGGGgtaatttgaaatatgaattcatgaaattataattccttattataattaagataaATAGAATAATAATTTGGAATATAAATTCATGATATTATACTTCcttattataattaagataaacagaaaaataatttagaaattatatAGTCAATCAATAAAGGTTAGTTCAATTAACATTGTATGTTTAGCTTGCACATCCAGTTACATTTCTAAATCTCTAATGTCTATCTTTaagaaccagagaaatgaaACCCAGCTGTGCAGCAAAGAACATTTCATTTATCATTCCAAAACAAAGAGAATTGCATCCCAAACAAGAAAAGACTTTCATGTTTTAAAAACACAGCAACATCAATACCGAAAACAGTTGTTTAAATGCAAGGATAGAATAGAACAGTGCAAGTGAGTCACAGTACTGCGACTGGACATCTGAAAACATCataagaaacaaacaaaacaaaggtCACATCATGATGGTCCATGTTTCCTTCAGTAGTCCTCTCCCTCATCACCTTCATCCTCACCACCCTCAGCACCAACCTCTTCATAATCTTTCTCAAGTGCAGCGAGATCCTCGCGAGCTTCCGAGAACTCACCTTCCTCCATTCCTTCACCAACGTACCAATGCACAAAAGCACGCTTTGAGTACATCAGATCAAACTTGGTATCAATTCGGGAGAACACCTCTGCGACACTGGTTGAATTGGAGATCATGCAAACAGCCCTTTGAACCTTAGCAAGGTCTCCACCAGGAACAACAGTGGGTGGCTGGTAGTTGATACCACACTTGAAACCAGTAGGGCACCAGTCAACAAACTGAATAGTACGCTTGGTCTTAATAGTAGCAACAGCTGCATTCACATCCTTGGGAACAACATCACCACGGTACATCAGGCAGCAAGCCATATACTTTCCATGCCTGGGATCACACTTTGCCATCATAGAAGAAGGCTCAAATGCACTGTTCGTGATTTCTGCCACAGAAAGCTGCTCGTGGTATGCTTTCTCAGCTGAGATGACAGGAGCATAGGAGGAAAGCATAAAGTGAATCCTGGGATAGGGGACCAAGTTGGTCTGAAATTCTGTGACATCCACATTCAAGGCACCATCAAACCTCAGAGATGCAGTCAGGGAGGAAATCACCTAAAACAATATAAGATAAGAAGTCAACTAAACCAATTTTCCACCCTTTTTAAACTGAAGATACAAATACACTGCAGAGTTTCACATAATAGCAGCAAGACGGCAAACATGTTACCTGAGAAACAAGCCTGTTAAGATTGGTGTAGGTTGGGCGCTCAATGTCAAGTGAGCGCCTGCAGATGTCATATATTGCTTCATTGTCAAGAAGTATAGCAACATCTGTGTGCTCAAGAAGGGAGTGTGTCGAGAGGACACTGTTGTAGGGCTCAACAACTGAAGTTGAGACCTGTGGTGAAGGGTACACAGTAAACCCGAGTTTAGACTTCTTTCCATAGTCAACAGACAGACGCTCTAGAAGCAAGGAACCAAGACCTGACCCAGTGCCCCCACCGACAGCATTAAAAACAAGGAAGCCCTGGAGTCCAGTGCAGTTATCAGCAAGCTTTCTGATACGATCCAGGCAGAGATCAACAATTTCTTTTCCAACTGAAACAGGAAACAAAGAGATTAAGTGACAAAACACACAAATAGCACAGACAAGGAGCTTACATCAGTACCCAAAAAAAAAGTACTTACTTGTGTAGTGACCACGGGCAAAGTTGTTTGCAGCATCCTCCTTGCCACTGATCAATTGCTCTGGGTGAAAGAGCTGGCGATAAGTTCCAGTCCTAACTTCATCAATCACTGTGGGTTCAAGATCCACAAAAATAGCCCTCGGGACATGCTTCCCTGCACCAGTTTCGCTGAAAAAGGTGTTGAAAGCATCATCACCTCCGCCAACAGTCTTGTCACTTGGCATCTGGCCATCAGGCTGCACAAACATAGATAGAGAAGCTTAGATAAAGATTTGCAAATCTGACTAAGGTATGAGAAACTACAAAAATATGTTTCCATTTTAGTACTGTTTCCTCGTTTGGTACCGAGTCCACAAATTAACAACGAGAAATGCATCACAAATGTACCTGTTTCAGAGAAAATTACAAGACACACAAAATTTTCCAAACATTTCATGATTGTTGCACAATATTAAACACTATAATGAAATTAACATTTGTGAAAAAAATCAGATCTCACATATAAAACAAACAAGCAGTTTTCAAGTGCATCGAGCCATCGAGGTCACATTAAGCTCTGTTTCTGTTACAATGATAAACTTGACCAAAAACAAACAaccttaataatattaaatttaaaatcttccctgattaacaattaaaatacaataAACCACCAAAACagaaatctaaatctaaatgtaattaaaacaaaaatttaaaacaatatatttgtTCCATATCAATACACATCTAAACGAGCATAGTACATACATCAAAGGACACATATCTAACCATATCGACATTTATACAATAACAGTGTTGAAGATACTAAAATCACAAATCTGATTACATAATACATACTGTGCACATACATATGATCAAAAGATAACAAGAAAGCAATACCATCAACAACTATCTCAAATGAAGTGCAAGAGATCTAATCATTTCACACTAAATTGTTCAGATCTAATCACTGACAACAAAATTCAAACTAATGCGACaacaaatatgtataaattacacactaatacaaaaataaaacaaaacgaTATAATCATTTACGTTCAGTATCTTCAGATATTAACAAActacaaaatacatataatcagagagagagagagagagagagagggagagagaggggagagggagagaggggggagagggagacagagggagagagggagacagagggagagagggagagggagacagagagagagggagagagagggagacagagagagagagagagagagagagagagcgcgcgcgagagagggagagggagaatcagggagagggggggagagcgcgagagagggagagagagagagggaggggaagagagagagcgagagagagagagagagtacctgAATGCCGTGTTCAAGGCAATAGAGTTCCCAGCAAGCATTTCCGACCTGAATACCAGCCTGACCGATGTGAATGGAGATGCACTCTCTCATCTTCGATACAATTAAATCACAATctatataaatacaaatctaATGGAAATGAAACGAGAATCGAGAAACAACGAAATCAAAGGTGAAACCCTAATAAGCGTTTATTAAGACGCCTTTCGGAATTAGCTGTTGAGAATGAGATCAAGCCTCTGCCGTGGCTCTactatttataacaaaaatggGACATATATTTCTAACCATGGTTAGGTTAATAAGCTGTCGTGGGTATTTAGCTTGGTTGGTTTTTAACCCTGGTTAGTTAGATgagtttaaattttgatttttttatttgttgccGCTTAGCTGTCACAAGGCCGTGTTTGGATTTTGCTTTTTGCGCTAACATGTCACGTTATGATAATTGAGATTTGAGTGTTTTGTCTTCATTTTTAAGCATGTACCTAACGGACCCATACATTAATTATTAGTAGCACTTTGTTCACACTTTTTTAATAACTAGCTTtatagcccgtgcgaggcacgggcataCTCTAATTTACCAAGTTCAAGAATATAGACGTTTTTGCAATTTTTGTATTCTTATATGTTGTGTTGTACCaagttcaaaaatatatattgatttttttgtaaCTTTTGTATTCTTAGATGCATGGCAAGGACAGCCTTAGCTGTAACCTATCACAAGCTTCTATAGaaacacataaaaataaattgaggAATGCTTTCTGTGTCTGCAGAGATAGGAGAGAACATTATATCCTACACGTTCactttcaaaaagaaatatatagaaAGAAACGATAATATTTAAGATGAATCCAATATCATACGTTTTTGGACATTCCAACATCATAAGGAAAAGAAGACCACCGATATTTTGCTAGAGACATAGATTAGATCAACTATTACTCTCTCTAAAGGAAAAGTGTTAttgaaattcttgaataaatatcataaattacatagaAATTATTGAGAATCAAACACAAAATCATAATAACATTCCGTCAAGGTTTTTTTTGGTTCTTCCACCATATCATCACCAAGGTAGCCAGCACTAACTGGAAGGCTGGTACCTGTACGTAGTCAGAGCGCTTTTTGAATGTGTCATTTTCTCGACGCGAAGAGTCTGCAGATCcattaaattacttttagcaTCATTATTGTGAAAATCAATTGATCAACCTCTTGGTAGGAGTTTCTGTGGCTTTTTGTTGCACCACATTTTGAGCAGACAGATAAACAACTGGCATCACTAAGCAATGACATTGTCCTGAAAAGTTAATAAACTACGGTGAGATCCATCATACTAAAAGCAAAGAAGCATTGCTCTATAACTAAAGTTGGATAGAATCACAGAAAGTCTAACATACCTGGGTCTGAGCAAATGAACGGAGAATATCATTGAGTAGAGATTTGGTCCCCAGGACCATCCAGGTGTATCCGCAGCATCCATATAGTCACTAAATAATGTAGCCAAAAATGCAGCATTGACAAGATATTGAAGAGGCTGAGGCATCAGATCAGTAGTTTCTTTAAAATGGTATTTGCGAAAGAATCATCTTAAATGTGCAAAACGGCATATCTGAGAAGTTATGCAGATAAGTTTCGACACTTTACCTGTTCTGCACTATAACAACTTTAATGTGAAGAGATAATTCTATCCATTTTATACATATCATCTAATTATCTCCTCAGGAATTCTAATGTACGTAGCATCTACAAAACTAAATTTCTAAGTAAGTAGTCACATAAATCTGCTGGAACCTGAATGACACACAACCTCATGTTATAATGATCAGTGTATGATACAAAACAAGTAGTTCATAACACTGTACTGAGGATCATAAGTCCTTCAACTTAAATGCACTGTGTAcagctttaatatatataagcaaACTAACAAGCTTAAGAAAGAATGTAGAGAAATGTGATGCATTTTATTAGTAGTAACAGTGCTCAGAAATCAAAAAATGATTAGTAGATTTTAATTCTTCTTTTAAGATTTAAATGCCTGTATAGGGTAAGAAAATCTAATAAGATTAGCCGTTGAGCTTAGGAACctaacattaaatatcaatCACTACTCCAAATAGCAGAACATCAACAATGTAGTAGTACACACAATGAACTTGTCAATTATGCAGCAAGAGGAAATCTCAAACCAAAATATCGAGACTAACAAAACTTACCTAAGCTCCCGCAAGCTTGTTATCCCAACTAAGTACACCATAATCTTGGCCTCCCCAAAAAGCACCAGCATGTGTGGTCATTTTAATATTAGTAGAAAGGGAGAGGTAAGAATTATTTCCTGTAGCATAATACATCCACGCACCTCCCCAGACAAACTCATCCCAAAAGATAGTGGAGTTATAAAAAATTTCAGCCTCCTTACCTACGCTATACTTGCCACGCTGATCTCTAGCAAATTTAAAGAGGATTGATGGTCTAGGGTCCCTCAAACCTAGAGCGCTCCTTGTGAGCCCTTCCCTGGAAATAAGGTAGGAAAAGATATTAAGCATTCTGCATTTATAAATTGCAAAAGAAGAATTACAGTGAGAAGAAAGAAAGATAGTACGTAGCAGCATCTACCAGTGGGCAGACAGTGTAACTATATCCTTGTCAGAGATTCCCATATGTTTAACAAGCACGtcttttatatgattatttccTATAACAGTATATGAACAAAAAATTAATGCAGtttaaaatttacaatttttcATGTATATACAAATGATTGTCACTGTGGTCATCTAAACTATACAGAAATATGTAGAGATAGAGGACTAATGATAGTTGAAAGCCTGCATAGAACCTTCATGTTGAATATGTAGTAACTACAGACTTCTGACACatttataaaaagaaaccaTATTATAAAGCATAGAAAAAGTAATCTAAAGTGAAATCATTAGCCTTCAACTTTCCATCATAAAAGTCCTGCCACTACACATTTACTTGCTCTAAAATCCTGACCCTCCAAGCTGGAGACATAGATCCTACTGCAGCTTGTATTTCGTGGTGGACCTTTCAAGGGATGAACAGAATTTGTAGCATCCATACCTCATATGACTTATCTGCGACATCAAGTACTCATATGAGAACTATAAAACAGAACTGAGAGCTGTGCGGAGGATAGGGACAGTCGGGCATCAAAACAAGTTATAATCGGTTGCAATAAAGGGTAGGAAGCCTGAAGCGGCTGTTGCTGAGGTGGATTAAATTGCGGACAAGGCTCTGACATGGCATTGTGAAATGGAATAAAATGGCTCAACAAACCCCCATGTTGCAGCATTATATACACATTAAGAATCACCTGAAATAGGCTCTAATTTTGGGGGCTTAAAATGAGGAGAGTACACAATAGAAGTGGGTATGGTTAAAGAATCATAGCCCTCGATCAAGGAACCTTAGTACTTGGTTTTAGGCTTCTTGACGATTGTCACCATGCAATGAGCACGATGAGCACAGTTATCACTCACACTTCCCAGCACAGCCCTGCAAAAGTGTTGAATGGTGTGTTATTTATCTGATATAACTAAATTATGAGGATAAGTTTCATCGACTGAAAAACTAAATTAGATACGCTAATTATGTGATTAGCTTCGGCTTTGCAACCTCTACTCATCCTGTATAAAATAAGAAATGACATGTAcctttttattgaaattattaaatatactcCCCATGTCCCAAATTTTTCagcttgtttaattttttatggtcaaattgaccaaattttgaccaaaCTTTGCATATATATTGTAGGatcgaaaaatattataaaattcatattattagaaagtatatgtATTCTACTCTAAGGTTTAATATTCTAAAACACCAAGatataaattatagttaaaGTTTGTCTAATTAACCATAAAAACAACCTAATCCAAAATTTTGGCACCGAAATAGATTCCTTAATTTTAGTTGAGAAAGGGGAAAGGAtattaaaaagatttaaaaggCACTTTCTGTCAGGCTTCCTACACAAAATAGGAAAACAAATTTCAAAGAACTCTGAAGAAGTAGAAAAATAGAAACCTCGCGGATGTCGAAATGATGATACTTCCTGGATGTCTTATGCAAGAACACCATCTGATATCAAACCACTCACAAGTGATTAAAGGTGGAAAGGCTCGAGCTTTGTCTGGACATAAAAACACAGTAATTAGGGGGAGATATCATTACTGACCACATACGCTCGGTTAAaactttttgaaaaatattgtgtgATCCTATGTCATGAAACCAAGTTTAAGAATGTCTTAATCATTGGAGATTTACCAATAAGAGTGTGTTGTCTGCTGAGATGTAAATTCATGTGAGAGAGGATGTAATGCCACCATACCTAGATTGCTCGAATCCATAAACCTTTTTGTGACATGTTTGTTATTCCTGAAAGACTAATCAATGAATTTGAATGATGATAAACATCCACCAAAAAAATGCTATTTCCAAATTAGGGATAATTTTGGTTCTGAATGCTTGCTAGAATTGAGTAGCGATAAAATCATTGTTAATCTGTTGAAATGAAACCTCTACTTAGTAATACCCATATGTAGAGAACCACCTCTACTTGTCCGCTGCAAGTCCGCAACCATTCAAACATCCGATCATTTCCAACATGAACATAATCtaaaagaaaatagaattaAAATGCCAGCCATAACTCTAAACTCACCAGTGTGATTGATTTTATTAGCTCCGCAAGACATCCGATACATAGAAGGCACTCAATCATTTATGCGAACACATTGAAGGCACGCTTTTTTGCTGATTGTCAAAGAACATGTCGATTATTCGCTAAAACCAGAACAAATAAAATGCGGCCAGCAAGAATTTATTCATCACTTGGCAGGAGTGATGAGATAAGAGGAAACATGTAGCAGGAGTCGGGATATAACAGGAAATTGAAGAGGCAGAGGTTTTGGAAACCGGGAGATCAAAAGATTCTATGCGTAATGTCTATGACTGACGTGGCTATATGATTGGATTAAAATATCTTACACCAAGCTGATGTGGCGATGACATGGATTAAAATGGCTCGACCAATCTTCTTGTTgcagcattatatatataactagcattggtgcccgtgcaaggcacgggcctaGTATGAGTCTCATATTCTTCGATGTTGACACAAGCCATTCTTGATTGAATTAACAGATATTAACTGAGATACAATTAAGTTAAGTGATTGAATTCTGAAATACAAAATTGTTTCTCATCTTCAATGATACGACATTATACCTCAGAAGTCAAAACACTGAAGAATGGAGGGACAACATGCATACATGACAATATATACCGggttcaaattatatatttccatCCCTCAACTATAATAATATTACATCCTCTGTAACTCTTGGTCGGCCTCTTTTCCTAAAAGTTTGCTCCATTTACCTGCTTGAGAAATAGACAATTGTGACTTGTTAGCATATGTACTTAATAGAATATTAATTCAATAACTCATACACCTATATTTCCCCGCAAATAACGTTTATATACACAAATTTCacaaatttataaacattttaaCTTCTACGCTTCAATATAAACCAAGTAAAATCCTATGGCCATAAAAAGGGAAACAAAATCATATGGATACGATACCCAAATGTTATGCAATAATAGATTTGCACATATGAACTGGTTCCTCCATCAACTCCTACTCCTTAACAAAAACCAATTAAATAAGATAATCCCCTTTTAGcttaaaacaattaaacaatATAATATCTTCTTACTTATAAACAAATTACCTTAATTGATTTTTATGGTCATAAAGCTTCTAATTAGCAAATAGCCAAATACTTTATTTGTTTCATCTTTTATTTTGTACGGCTTTTTGACTTTTATGCATACATTATTAAATGTTTTGGCTGAATAACTAAATTTcgaatttttattttacaaataacatatttaatctaaattctaattaacgaaaaatcaattaataatattaattttaattatatagtctaAGAACATAAAAATGTGTGCAAAAAGATTAACTCTCCTTTACAATGATTAATTGGTAATAATTTAGTAATCATATTTAGATTATTTTCAAATAACAatgaatttttgaaataataaataaatagggAGCTAAAAGATATCATTTACATAAGCTGATTCCTATTTATGCTCCCTCTCTTTTTTTGCATAGTCGATTGTATTATGTTTATAAAATTAAGATCCTACATTATGCTCTCATATACTGGAAAAAAACAAATACTACTACCATGTTATCTTGTTTTAATTTAGTATTAATTAGTTTTATACATGTTTCTTATATTGATCAAGTCTAAAGCACCTCCACTTTTTAATATGCACATAGGATCAAGTAATATGTCAGTCCAAAGCTCATCTGTACTGGTCTTAGTGGTGATGATAAGTTGGGGTAGTAATTTGAGCAAAAAACTGACCTTCAAGTTGCAAGTGAACATGGGATTTTCCATGTGTAATTGTGTATTCTTTCAGTAATGGCAAGTCCGATTATATCCGGCTTGGTTCAGCAAGCAATAGAGAGTGAGATCAGCTATTGACTTTAATTTAGTAGTCACCGAAGTCATATCTTGTGGTTCGGCTGATGGCTTAATAAAACGAAATTTGATAGAATCTTCGGGAAATCTACCAAAACAATACATTCAAGCAGTTTTTGCTCGAACAACTTCTTCAGGTATAATATTTTAGCCAACTTTGGCTCTTatcccttcttcttcttctttttaaatatataaggaAAAAAAGTAAAGAAAAAGGTTGGAGGTTAGAAAAATGACATAACTGCGAAGACATAAACTTATTTTAGCTAGAGTGACTCTTcttgttcttttcttttcctttctaAATAGCTCCTCTTGTTCTTAGAGTTATAAAGCTAAGAGTTATTTGTTGATATATGATACATATTGTAGTAAAAACCTTTGTCAATAAGTAACACGGCATtagtttgtaaaatattttaaaaggccagactataaaacaaaaaaattaatctaCTTTTCATATAAGCAACgcaagaaaaataaatttaatgagATAATTGTAGTCACCAATAGCTTTCTATTTCTCTCTAATTGTAATGGTAAAAAAACACTTCAAGTCTTTTTCGCCTCTTTTCTATTATCATGTCATATGCGTGTCTCCACTAAAAAATCGTTAATTGCTCAGGTGTCCTGGTATCAATCTTGTGAATTATAACT
This genomic window contains:
- the LOC108227517 gene encoding tubulin alpha chain isoform X2; the encoded protein is MRECISIHIGQAGIQVGNACWELYCLEHGIQPDGQMPSDKTVGGGDDAFNTFFSETGAGKHVPRAIFVDLEPTVIDEVRTGTYRQLFHPEQLISGKEDAANNFARGHYTIGKEIVDLCLDRIRKLADNCTGLQGFLVFNAVGGGTGSGLGSLLLERLSVDYGKKSKLGFTVYPSPQVSTSVVEPYNSVLSTHSLLEHTDVAILLDNEAIYDICRRSLDIERPTYTNLNRLVSQVISSLTASLRFDGALNVDVTEFQTNLVPYPRIHFMLSSYAPVISAEKAYHEQLSVAEITNSAFEPSSMMAKCDPRHGKYMACCLMYRGDVVPKDVNAAVATIKTKRTIQFVDWCPTGFKCGINYQPPTVVPGGDLAKVQRAVCMISNSTSVAEVKVSSRKLARISLHLRKIMKRLVLRVVRMKVMRERTTEGNMDHHDVTFVLFVSYDVFRCPVAVL
- the LOC108227517 gene encoding tubulin alpha-2 chain isoform X1, producing the protein MRECISIHIGQAGIQVGNACWELYCLEHGIQPDGQMPSDKTVGGGDDAFNTFFSETGAGKHVPRAIFVDLEPTVIDEVRTGTYRQLFHPEQLISGKEDAANNFARGHYTIGKEIVDLCLDRIRKLADNCTGLQGFLVFNAVGGGTGSGLGSLLLERLSVDYGKKSKLGFTVYPSPQVSTSVVEPYNSVLSTHSLLEHTDVAILLDNEAIYDICRRSLDIERPTYTNLNRLVSQVISSLTASLRFDGALNVDVTEFQTNLVPYPRIHFMLSSYAPVISAEKAYHEQLSVAEITNSAFEPSSMMAKCDPRHGKYMACCLMYRGDVVPKDVNAAVATIKTKRTIQFVDWCPTGFKCGINYQPPTVVPGGDLAKVQRAVCMISNSTSVAEVFSRIDTKFDLMYSKRAFVHWYVGEGMEEGEFSEAREDLAALEKDYEEVGAEGGEDEGDEGEDY